The following proteins come from a genomic window of Chionomys nivalis chromosome 9, mChiNiv1.1, whole genome shotgun sequence:
- the LOC130881589 gene encoding olfactory receptor 4F3/4F16/4F29-like: protein MEGTNHSMVSEFLFVGLTNSWKLQVLLFVFASVFYMASMMGNSLIIFTVASDPHLHSPMYFLLANLSFIDLGASCVTCPKMIYDLFRKRKVISFRGCITQIFFIHVIGGVEVVLLIGMAYDRYVAICKPLHYLTIMNAKMCIFILVSAWVVGLMHSLVQFVYVVNLPFCGPNILDSFYCDFPRFIRLACIDTNQLELMVSANSGFISVGSFFILAMSYIVIIVTVQKHSSTGFSKALTTLSAHISVVVLFFGPLIFIYSWPSPSTHLDKYLAIFDAVGTPFLNPVIYTLRNQEMKTSMKRICRQLLKYGKIS from the coding sequence ATGGAAGGAACAAATCACTCTATGGTGTCAGAATTTCTGTTCGTCGGACTCACCAACTCCTGGAAGTTGCAAGTActtctgtttgtgtttgcttCAGTGTTTTATATGGCAAGCATGATGGGAAACTCCCTCATCATTTTCACAGTGGCTTCTGATCCTCACTTACATTCTCCTATGTACTTTCTGTTGGCCAATCTCTCCTTTATTGATTTAGGTGCATCATGTGTCACTTGTCCCAAGATGATTTATGACCTGTTCAGAAAGCGCAAAGTCATCTCCTTTAGAGGTTGCATCACTCAGATCTTCTTCATCCATGTGATTGGTGGTGTAGAGGTGGTGCTGCTTATAGGCATGGCTTATGATAGATATGTAGCCATATGTAAGCCTCTCCATTATTTGACCATTATGAATGCAAAAATGTGCATTTTCATCTTAGTGTCTGCCTGGGTGGTTGGTCTTATGCATTCCCTGGTTCAATTTGTTTATGTAGTGAATTTGCCTTTTTGTGGACCAAATATTTTGGACAGTTTTTACTGTGACTTTCCTCGGTTCATCAGACTTGCTTGTATAGACACCAACCAATTAGAATTAATGGTATCAGCCAACAGTGGATTCATCTCTGTAGGCTCCTTTTTCATACTGGCCATGTCTTATATTGTCATAATAGTCACTGTTCAGAAACATTCCTCAACTGGTTTCTCTAAGGCTCTGACTACACTCTCCGCTCACATCTCTGTTGTGGTTTTGTTCTTTGGTcccttgatatttatttattcatggccTTCTCCCTCCACACACCTGGATAAGTATCTGGCCATATTTGATGCAGTTGGTACTCCTTTTCTGAACCCTGTGATCTACACGCTGAGGAATCAAGAAATGAAGACATCAATGAAGAGAATATGCAGACAGTTACTGAAATATGGGAAGATCTCCTAA